In the genome of Croceimicrobium hydrocarbonivorans, one region contains:
- a CDS encoding ATP-binding protein, translating to MNYSLKPLRINLQWRAILGFLLVKSLLIAGLAIFYQYSQKRSLYQQLVNEVEISQIKFSEHRKVLAGLAQYPDRSDLQALMAPILEAPDIHIQSSIEELQVPLAESDAIVSTYLSAFRHDHLSAAGLRALNQKGQAAENSLAALQAEVKQAQIDFESINGLWVWILLGLLFSAAVISSLILSHVFSSGIRKVSKNLRAYVASGFKPDAIQYEKSSIPELHSLNRDVWRMQRTLEEKLNEEFQSKQKALDLAQQKARTLSGLSHEIRTPLNGINGMIHLMRSTELNEDQEEMLDIAEHSSDHLLDLINMILDYSKLEAGKVKLTKSPYHLHDELNKLLEMFRFRVREKSIRMKFEFPEEYQNKWILCDGLRLQQVLINLLGNAVKFTEEGYIKLKVELLNLETSSPLIYFEVRDTGIGMNHEQLQRLFQDFEQVHSESAQTAGGTGLGLVISKSLVDLMGGQLHVESKEDLGSRFYFSLPLSETMAVEREKPQWNQIQSQEEGIWILLAEDNQINQRVAETMLQKMGYQVITVNNGLEAVDAFQNTDVELIFMDIEMPEMNGFEAAEVIMQSEKYQDRPVPIVALTANMRDEIQTQMEGTAIQDVITKPFRPSEIKTKLELLLKDL from the coding sequence ATGAACTACTCTCTCAAACCGCTGCGGATTAATCTGCAATGGCGGGCTATTCTTGGCTTTCTCCTTGTGAAAAGTTTATTGATTGCGGGTCTGGCTATTTTCTATCAGTACAGTCAAAAACGCAGCCTCTACCAGCAATTGGTTAATGAGGTTGAGATCAGTCAAATCAAGTTTAGCGAACATCGAAAGGTCTTAGCCGGCCTAGCCCAATATCCCGACCGATCGGATCTTCAAGCCTTGATGGCCCCCATTTTAGAGGCTCCTGATATTCATATTCAAAGTTCTATTGAGGAATTGCAAGTACCCCTGGCTGAAAGTGATGCGATTGTGTCCACTTATTTGAGCGCTTTCAGACATGATCATCTCAGTGCTGCGGGCTTGCGAGCTCTGAATCAGAAAGGCCAGGCCGCAGAAAATAGTTTGGCCGCTTTGCAAGCTGAGGTGAAGCAAGCGCAAATAGATTTTGAAAGCATTAATGGCCTCTGGGTTTGGATACTTTTAGGACTCTTATTTAGCGCGGCAGTAATCTCCAGCTTAATCCTAAGCCATGTGTTTAGCTCAGGCATCCGCAAGGTTTCTAAAAACCTTAGAGCTTATGTGGCTTCAGGCTTTAAGCCGGATGCGATTCAATATGAAAAATCTTCTATCCCCGAATTACATAGTTTAAATAGGGATGTTTGGCGTATGCAGCGAACCCTCGAGGAAAAGCTAAATGAGGAGTTTCAATCCAAGCAAAAGGCCCTCGATTTAGCTCAGCAAAAGGCACGTACTTTATCAGGCCTTAGCCATGAAATTCGCACGCCCTTGAACGGGATTAATGGCATGATCCATTTAATGCGCTCCACCGAATTAAATGAAGATCAGGAGGAGATGCTAGATATTGCTGAGCATTCCTCAGATCACCTCCTAGATCTGATTAATATGATTCTGGATTATTCCAAATTGGAAGCCGGGAAGGTCAAGCTGACTAAGAGCCCCTACCATCTTCATGATGAATTAAACAAGCTTTTGGAAATGTTCCGCTTTCGCGTGAGGGAGAAGAGCATCCGCATGAAATTTGAATTCCCGGAAGAATATCAAAACAAATGGATTTTATGTGATGGTCTTCGCTTGCAACAGGTCTTGATCAATCTTTTGGGTAATGCCGTAAAGTTTACAGAAGAGGGCTATATCAAATTAAAGGTGGAGCTTCTGAATTTGGAAACATCCTCACCCTTAATTTACTTTGAGGTGCGTGATACCGGAATTGGGATGAACCATGAGCAATTGCAAAGGCTCTTTCAAGATTTTGAACAAGTGCATAGCGAATCAGCCCAAACTGCCGGAGGTACCGGATTGGGTTTGGTGATCTCTAAGTCGCTAGTAGATTTGATGGGCGGCCAATTGCATGTGGAGAGTAAAGAAGATTTGGGATCGCGTTTCTATTTCAGTTTACCACTTTCCGAAACCATGGCGGTGGAACGTGAGAAGCCCCAATGGAATCAAATTCAAAGTCAGGAAGAAGGTATCTGGATTTTATTGGCAGAGGATAATCAGATAAATCAGCGGGTAGCCGAAACTATGCTGCAGAAAATGGGCTATCAGGTTATTACCGTAAACAATGGCTTGGAGGCCGTCGATGCCTTTCAAAATACGGATGTGGAGCTGATATTTATGGATATTGAAATGCCGGAAATGAATGGTTTTGAAGCGGCGGAAGTAATAATGCAGAGTGAAAAATATCAAGATCGGCCGGTGCCTATCGTGGCATTAACCGCTAATATGCGGGATGAGATTCAGACCCAAATGGAAGGAACAGCGATCCAGGATGTGATCACCAAGCCATTTAGGCCCTCAGAAATTAAAACAAAGTTGGAGCTCTTGCTCAAGGACTTGTAA
- a CDS encoding PKD domain-containing protein, translated as MRNLITALLALTCFSGFAQITADSAIAVNAVGVQDVNFFPSTTTQSSCAQTITVNLPAGNWIYGVDLYYTINTVGGFTGMPPAGIYAYLECTSTGTNEGQIYTGSVFTPGASENVVRSNLTFLNGLYSGYSLDFKLHAFDVAFFSSGCDTADAKIQAGSFKVVVHHGPAPTCLKPSNLGMDWAMHDRAALSWISGGASNWQINYGSPGFSAGSGTWVNVNANPFVLRGLSPNTLYEYYVRDSCGSGDVSLWEGPFQFRTICNPTVISGTYTEGFESATWLQGTGGQNANNVIDFCWKRDPEAPTGGPGGGRFAWGTRLGATPTANTGPGGAWLGSKYIYVEATGGQNQDVATITSPLIDVSSLTTPTLEFYFHRYGASVGGLEAQAWSQSTGWLTVWSKSGAQDQNSNFDPWIKESITLNAFANDTIKIRFRAVRSLQPEGDMAIDEVVIKEAPNCPDPSAFSLNGRTNSSVTLGWNSANATNWQIEYGPNGFSQGAGTLQVVNSNPVILSGLSSGTVYDFYIRSLCGGGDTSGWIGPISAMPYCNALTAPYSENFDGGAWTPGTGTYNGGDALGPCWWRYPNPGTMASDPLFWGLRATSGSTPNTGPNQDHTGSNFMYVESSAGFLGQVASLESPLVDISPLLNPELRFFYHMFGNSMGTLRVDVFKASNGQWTNGVWSISGQQQSNAVDPYLEAIIDLSAFAGDSIIIRFSGLKGNERRSDMAIDLVTIDEAPPCPQPSGLTSSNLGPNSVDLSWTSGGASQWQIIYGPNGFSIGSGLGTVVNAGSNPFTLLLSNSQVYDIYVRDSCGLGNVSAWVGPITVTMPCGMAVIPWFENFDGNDWSPGLPGSNNGNAISSCWSRPSVSNPNFGPWSGGTASSNTGPNADVSGTGKYLYTEASGASGPGSITSPQIYLSPVIANPTLKFHYHLYGSAIDSLYVEVNNGGAWTWIWGVQGQQQSSNGSAWTEIQYGLQNYSGDTIQIRFTGVNSGFTADMAIDEVSIEDVACPQSSNFAIQAVGSNSVDLSWSSAGSPGFNIEYGPAGFNLGSGTQVFTMTSPFTLTGLSPATAYDFYLRDSCGATSYSAWLGPISATTLCLAYTAPHLENFDGSSWVVGVPTANNQGNQIDVCWTRPSDNNPNFGTNSGPTASANTGPLADVSGNGKYLYTEFSGLSGYGEISSPEIYIPTSIANPVLHFDYHLFGSNIDSLAVFLAKDGSMQWISGIVGAQQSSSADAWKTHGIELDAWSGDTVRIIFRGYSQGYMGDISIDEFKLYDDPCPMPDNFSVGTITKNSISLSWTSGGANHWQIEYGPPGFSPGTGTLLSVSSNPYTITGLNASSYYEFYLRDSCNANDQSLWLGPLLGSTLCDTLLAPYYESFDLGFDRGTGAQNAGASISPCWNRNRDTLFFWGGGQGNTPSTGTGPTGDKTSGSGNYVYTEASAGSGGDTAILETGYIDLSALAQPELRFWYHMYSQNGQNLWFQWEIYSGGSWIILGSLAGDQGNLWQEQRYDLSSYLNKTVRFRFVVLKATGGSIYQSDVALDELVVDEKIACNPYTMPFLENFDGAAWQEGTGGLNDNDLIDPCWNRLTTSQMRWGTGMGTTTSANTGPSSDLSGSGNYIYTEASRGATSAMISSPPIIVDSLIAAPHIFYHYHMYGATIVNMKVAIERSSGTTILQTYTGQQQNSSTAAWIADSIDITAYKGDTIVLQFTAEATSFTGDIALDGIEVRDAILPCPDPTSLTITAISQTDFSLSWSSSNSPNSGILTYYDIAAGPSTMQVITGINSPYTLTGLSANQSYAISIYDSCSVGQFSGSLFDTVSTLPCDTVTALFTANPSYLGLTLDGSTSLNADTLIWDFGDGSTSGGNPVNHIYASAGIYSVQLIALNHCGTSDTLLQSIRICDTLRPQMSLTVFSDSVLFDASGSMASSFHWDFGDGSTDTNRESNHVYAQSGTYTVQLTVSNLCGDTVSISQNVQVCGAPKADWTYTVMSPINSGLRIQFDASASRNASTYDWDFGDGNTGTGVNPIHIYQTPGLFYIVKLKVTNACGNSHEWAWALFAIGLEEEILKVPLKVYPNPVKDILTLDWDTERWSLQALYLRDASGRLLMESHPQQSPVEWDLRHLPAGTYYLQVQDQYGVHSQALIVRP; from the coding sequence ATGCGGAACCTTATCACTGCTCTGCTGGCCTTAACCTGCTTTAGTGGTTTTGCACAGATCACCGCCGACTCCGCTATCGCGGTTAATGCAGTCGGGGTGCAGGATGTCAATTTTTTTCCTTCTACTACAACACAGTCTAGTTGTGCCCAAACGATTACGGTAAATCTTCCTGCGGGGAATTGGATTTATGGGGTAGATCTTTATTATACCATCAATACAGTCGGTGGATTTACGGGAATGCCTCCCGCGGGTATTTACGCTTATTTGGAATGTACAAGCACCGGAACCAATGAAGGGCAGATCTACACGGGTTCTGTTTTTACTCCGGGAGCATCAGAAAATGTGGTTCGCAGTAATCTGACTTTCTTGAATGGGCTTTATTCTGGCTATAGCCTCGACTTTAAATTACACGCATTCGACGTAGCCTTTTTTAGTAGCGGTTGCGATACCGCCGATGCGAAAATTCAGGCGGGATCTTTTAAAGTAGTAGTGCACCACGGGCCTGCCCCAACTTGTTTGAAGCCTTCTAATTTGGGTATGGATTGGGCGATGCACGATCGGGCTGCTCTCAGCTGGATCAGCGGAGGGGCCTCCAATTGGCAGATCAATTATGGCAGTCCGGGTTTTAGTGCTGGTTCCGGGACTTGGGTAAATGTCAATGCTAATCCATTTGTGTTAAGGGGATTAAGCCCCAATACCCTCTATGAATATTATGTCCGGGATAGTTGCGGCTCTGGCGATGTTAGTCTCTGGGAAGGTCCCTTCCAATTTCGAACTATTTGTAATCCCACAGTAATTAGTGGTACCTATACCGAAGGATTTGAGTCGGCCACCTGGCTACAAGGTACTGGCGGTCAAAACGCAAATAATGTTATCGATTTCTGCTGGAAGCGGGATCCGGAAGCCCCAACCGGAGGACCAGGCGGAGGTAGATTTGCCTGGGGAACTCGCCTTGGAGCAACCCCAACCGCAAATACCGGCCCGGGTGGAGCCTGGCTTGGGAGTAAATATATTTATGTAGAAGCGACTGGTGGTCAAAATCAAGATGTGGCTACCATTACTTCACCCTTAATTGATGTGAGCTCCCTAACTACACCCACTTTGGAATTTTATTTCCATCGATATGGTGCTTCGGTGGGTGGTTTAGAAGCCCAGGCCTGGAGCCAATCTACGGGATGGCTAACTGTTTGGTCTAAGTCAGGCGCTCAGGATCAGAATAGCAATTTCGATCCTTGGATAAAGGAAAGTATTACCCTCAATGCCTTTGCCAACGATACCATTAAAATTCGTTTCCGGGCGGTGCGTTCCCTTCAGCCGGAAGGCGATATGGCCATTGATGAGGTGGTCATTAAGGAAGCCCCCAACTGCCCAGATCCTTCTGCTTTTAGTTTAAATGGTCGCACCAATAGCAGTGTAACCTTAGGCTGGAACTCCGCCAATGCTACAAATTGGCAAATTGAGTACGGCCCCAATGGCTTTAGTCAAGGAGCTGGAACCCTGCAGGTGGTAAACAGTAATCCGGTAATCCTTAGTGGCCTGAGTTCAGGCACGGTCTACGATTTTTACATCCGATCCTTATGTGGGGGAGGCGATACCTCAGGCTGGATCGGGCCTATTTCGGCCATGCCGTATTGTAATGCTTTGACGGCACCCTATTCCGAAAATTTTGATGGCGGAGCTTGGACCCCTGGCACCGGAACCTATAATGGAGGAGATGCCCTGGGACCTTGCTGGTGGCGTTACCCCAATCCTGGTACCATGGCCAGTGACCCTTTGTTTTGGGGACTACGCGCCACATCTGGCTCTACACCCAATACCGGCCCTAATCAAGATCATACCGGATCCAATTTTATGTATGTCGAATCTTCGGCTGGTTTCCTGGGGCAGGTCGCTTCATTGGAGTCACCTTTAGTAGATATTAGTCCTTTGCTGAATCCCGAATTGCGTTTCTTCTATCACATGTTTGGCAATAGCATGGGCACCTTGCGGGTGGATGTGTTTAAGGCTAGTAACGGACAGTGGACCAATGGTGTATGGTCGATCAGTGGTCAGCAACAGAGCAATGCAGTAGATCCCTATTTAGAGGCCATTATTGATTTAAGTGCCTTTGCCGGAGATTCCATAATTATTCGTTTTTCGGGCCTCAAGGGGAATGAACGACGCAGCGATATGGCCATTGATTTGGTGACCATAGACGAAGCCCCGCCCTGTCCGCAACCTAGCGGATTAACAAGCTCTAATTTGGGACCTAATTCGGTGGATCTTTCCTGGACCAGCGGTGGGGCCAGCCAGTGGCAAATTATTTACGGACCCAATGGTTTTAGCATTGGCTCAGGCCTGGGAACAGTGGTGAATGCGGGCTCCAATCCCTTCACCTTACTGCTTAGCAATAGTCAGGTTTATGATATTTATGTCCGCGACAGTTGCGGCCTGGGCAATGTAAGTGCTTGGGTAGGCCCGATTACAGTTACCATGCCTTGTGGTATGGCCGTGATCCCCTGGTTCGAAAATTTTGATGGCAACGATTGGAGCCCTGGACTTCCCGGTTCCAATAATGGTAATGCAATTAGTTCCTGTTGGTCACGACCCTCTGTTAGTAATCCCAATTTTGGACCTTGGTCCGGAGGCACGGCTTCTTCCAATACCGGTCCTAATGCGGATGTTTCAGGTACGGGAAAATACCTTTATACGGAGGCCAGTGGTGCCAGTGGCCCGGGTTCCATCACTAGTCCGCAAATTTATTTGAGCCCGGTGATTGCCAATCCTACTCTTAAATTCCACTATCACTTATATGGCAGCGCTATTGACTCCCTCTATGTTGAGGTAAATAATGGCGGCGCTTGGACCTGGATTTGGGGAGTTCAGGGGCAGCAGCAAAGTTCCAATGGTTCGGCTTGGACTGAGATTCAATATGGTTTGCAGAATTATTCTGGTGATACTATTCAAATACGGTTTACCGGTGTAAATAGTGGCTTTACAGCCGATATGGCTATTGATGAGGTTTCGATTGAAGACGTGGCCTGTCCGCAGTCTAGCAATTTTGCCATCCAAGCGGTAGGAAGCAATTCGGTGGATTTATCTTGGTCCAGTGCCGGTTCTCCTGGCTTTAATATTGAATATGGTCCGGCTGGATTTAATTTGGGTTCAGGCACACAGGTTTTTACGATGACCTCTCCATTTACTTTAACCGGTTTGAGCCCGGCCACGGCCTATGATTTTTACCTTCGCGATAGTTGTGGTGCTACCAGTTATTCAGCTTGGCTGGGGCCGATTTCTGCCACTACTTTATGCCTGGCTTACACCGCTCCACATCTCGAAAACTTTGATGGCAGTTCTTGGGTAGTTGGTGTGCCCACGGCCAATAATCAGGGCAATCAAATTGATGTTTGCTGGACTCGGCCATCAGATAATAATCCCAATTTTGGCACTAATTCCGGGCCTACTGCTTCGGCCAATACCGGTCCGCTTGCGGATGTAAGTGGCAATGGTAAATATCTCTACACCGAATTCTCCGGCCTAAGTGGTTATGGCGAAATCAGCTCTCCGGAAATCTATATTCCAACTAGCATTGCCAATCCTGTTTTGCATTTCGACTACCACCTTTTTGGATCCAATATTGATAGCCTGGCGGTATTTCTGGCGAAAGATGGCAGTATGCAGTGGATTAGCGGCATAGTAGGCGCTCAGCAGAGTAGTTCGGCCGATGCCTGGAAAACCCATGGAATTGAATTAGATGCCTGGTCGGGCGATACGGTACGCATCATCTTCCGAGGCTATAGTCAAGGTTATATGGGGGACATTTCCATAGATGAGTTTAAGCTTTACGATGATCCCTGCCCTATGCCAGATAATTTTTCGGTAGGTACCATCACTAAAAATAGCATCAGCCTAAGCTGGACCAGCGGAGGTGCAAATCATTGGCAAATTGAATATGGCCCCCCTGGATTTAGTCCGGGGACTGGAACTCTGCTTTCCGTAAGCTCTAATCCTTATACGATAACGGGTTTAAATGCCAGCAGCTATTATGAGTTTTACCTGCGTGACAGTTGCAATGCCAATGATCAGAGTCTTTGGCTGGGTCCACTTTTAGGCTCCACCTTATGTGATACTTTATTGGCTCCTTATTACGAAAGTTTCGATCTGGGCTTTGACCGCGGAACCGGAGCACAAAATGCAGGAGCCAGCATATCACCCTGTTGGAACCGAAATCGAGATACCTTATTCTTTTGGGGTGGAGGCCAAGGTAATACGCCTTCTACCGGAACCGGGCCCACTGGCGACAAAACCAGTGGTAGCGGGAATTATGTATATACCGAGGCTAGTGCAGGAAGCGGAGGTGATACTGCTATTTTGGAAACCGGGTATATAGACCTCAGTGCTTTGGCTCAACCTGAGCTCCGTTTCTGGTACCATATGTACAGTCAGAATGGCCAAAACCTTTGGTTTCAATGGGAGATTTATAGCGGAGGAAGCTGGATTATTTTGGGCAGTCTAGCTGGAGATCAGGGAAATTTGTGGCAGGAACAGCGCTATGATTTATCGAGCTATCTCAATAAGACGGTGCGTTTCCGATTTGTGGTTTTAAAGGCTACGGGCGGAAGTATTTATCAATCGGATGTTGCTTTGGATGAATTGGTGGTGGATGAGAAAATAGCCTGTAACCCTTATACCATGCCTTTCCTCGAAAACTTTGATGGAGCAGCTTGGCAGGAGGGAACCGGTGGTTTGAACGATAATGATTTGATTGACCCTTGTTGGAATCGATTAACGACAAGTCAAATGCGTTGGGGAACCGGAATGGGAACAACAACTTCGGCTAATACCGGACCCAGCTCAGATTTAAGTGGCAGCGGAAATTACATCTACACCGAAGCATCGCGGGGGGCAACCAGCGCCATGATTAGCAGCCCACCCATTATTGTGGATAGCCTAATAGCCGCACCGCATATCTTTTACCATTACCATATGTATGGGGCCACCATTGTGAATATGAAGGTGGCCATTGAAAGGTCTTCCGGAACCACGATTTTGCAAACCTATACCGGCCAACAGCAGAATAGCAGTACCGCTGCCTGGATTGCGGATTCTATTGATATCACCGCCTATAAGGGCGATACAATTGTGCTGCAATTCACTGCCGAAGCAACCAGCTTTACGGGCGATATAGCATTGGATGGTATTGAGGTGCGCGATGCTATTTTACCCTGTCCCGATCCAACATCATTAACAATTACGGCTATCAGCCAAACAGACTTTAGTCTTAGTTGGAGCTCTAGCAACTCCCCTAATAGTGGCATCTTAACTTATTACGATATCGCAGCCGGTCCATCTACCATGCAGGTGATTACCGGCATTAACAGTCCATATACCCTCACGGGATTATCCGCTAACCAGAGCTATGCGATTAGTATTTACGACTCTTGTTCGGTAGGGCAATTCAGTGGAAGCTTGTTTGATACGGTGAGTACCTTGCCTTGCGATACCGTTACCGCCCTTTTTACGGCTAATCCATCTTATTTGGGCTTAACCTTAGATGGCAGCACTAGCCTAAATGCCGATACTTTGATTTGGGATTTTGGTGATGGTAGTACTTCCGGTGGAAATCCGGTTAATCATATCTATGCAAGTGCGGGGATTTATTCGGTGCAATTAATCGCCTTGAACCATTGTGGAACCAGCGATACCCTGCTCCAGTCTATTCGGATTTGTGATACGCTCCGGCCGCAGATGTCGCTAACTGTGTTTTCCGATAGTGTTCTTTTTGATGCAAGTGGATCTATGGCTAGTTCCTTCCATTGGGATTTTGGTGATGGCAGTACCGATACCAACCGAGAAAGCAATCATGTTTATGCCCAAAGTGGCACCTATACGGTACAATTAACCGTTTCCAATCTTTGCGGCGATACGGTTAGCATCAGTCAGAATGTGCAGGTTTGTGGTGCGCCTAAGGCAGATTGGACCTATACGGTGATGTCGCCAATTAATAGTGGTTTACGAATTCAATTTGATGCTTCTGCTTCCAGAAATGCCAGTACTTATGACTGGGATTTTGGCGATGGAAATACGGGGACAGGAGTAAATCCCATTCATATTTACCAAACGCCAGGGCTTTTCTATATCGTGAAATTAAAGGTGACTAATGCCTGTGGAAACAGCCATGAATGGGCCTGGGCCCTCTTTGCCATTGGCTTGGAAGAGGAAATACTCAAGGTTCCTTTGAAGGTGTATCCAAATCCGGTGAAAGACATTCTCACCCTCGATTGGGATACAGAACGGTGGAGCTTGCAGGCATTGTATTTACGAGATGCGAGTGGTCGATTGTTGATGGAGAGCCATCCGCAGCAAAGTCCTGTGGAATGGGATTTACGACATCTGCCTGCCGGAACTTATTATTTACAAGTTCAAGATCAGTATGGAGTCCATAGCCAAGCTCTGATTGTAAGGCCTTAA
- a CDS encoding rhodanese-like domain-containing protein: protein MNAQELIAQGKGTVVDVRSHLEFSGGNVAGSLNIPLDQINNKLDELRGLEAPLILVCASGNRSGMAENFLRGNGFDCVNGGSWLNVNYFMSLREA, encoded by the coding sequence ATGAATGCACAAGAATTAATTGCCCAAGGTAAGGGCACCGTGGTGGATGTTCGTAGCCACCTCGAGTTTTCTGGTGGTAATGTAGCGGGATCTCTCAACATACCACTGGATCAGATTAACAACAAACTGGATGAATTACGTGGCCTAGAAGCGCCCTTAATTTTGGTTTGCGCCAGTGGTAACCGCAGTGGTATGGCTGAAAATTTCCTACGTGGAAATGGCTTCGACTGCGTAAATGGTGGCAGCTGGCTCAATGTAAACTACTTTATGAGCTTACGTGAAGCTTAG
- a CDS encoding PQQ-dependent sugar dehydrogenase, whose product MRIAPKLAFLLLLFQACSSGSESAESTDNAGGQAGIEVPEGFKAEVYADDLGKGRHMASRANGDLYLRLSYPENGESIVALRDSNQDGIVDRKVYFEEIDGGTGIKVHNGYLYFSTDTQVFRRRFNGNELVPSGERELILTLAAQNQHAAKPLAFDDEGNMYVTIGAPSNACQDPSRTKGVAGQDPCPLLESSGGIWKFRASTPNQTFEDGENFATGIRHAVGITWNPNHSKLYAMQHGRDQLHEFWPEIYTAKQSAELPGEEFLRIEEGSDFGWPYCYYDWQKRVKLLNPEYGGTGDSIGRCGNVDLPLMGFPGHWAPNAIEFYNQDQFPVNYKGGAFIAFHGSWNRAPFPQEGYRVVFVPFSGPDPISGYQSFATGFSGLNDQPESPASAKYRPCGLAVGSKGSLFISDSQEGRIWRISYEGN is encoded by the coding sequence ATGCGAATTGCCCCGAAATTAGCCTTCCTTTTATTACTTTTTCAAGCCTGCTCTTCTGGTTCGGAATCTGCGGAAAGCACTGATAATGCTGGCGGTCAGGCCGGAATTGAAGTGCCTGAAGGCTTTAAGGCCGAAGTTTATGCCGACGATTTAGGAAAGGGTCGTCACATGGCTAGTCGGGCCAATGGTGATTTATACCTGCGACTTTCCTACCCTGAAAACGGGGAGTCTATTGTCGCTTTAAGAGATTCGAATCAAGATGGTATTGTAGATCGCAAAGTGTACTTCGAAGAAATAGATGGCGGCACAGGCATTAAGGTCCACAACGGATATCTCTATTTCAGCACCGATACGCAGGTTTTTCGCCGTCGCTTTAATGGCAATGAATTAGTGCCTTCCGGCGAACGTGAACTGATCCTCACTTTGGCAGCGCAAAATCAGCATGCCGCTAAGCCCTTGGCCTTTGACGATGAGGGCAATATGTATGTGACCATCGGAGCACCTTCCAATGCTTGTCAGGATCCCAGTCGAACCAAAGGCGTGGCCGGTCAGGATCCCTGTCCCTTATTGGAAAGCAGCGGAGGTATTTGGAAGTTCAGAGCCAGTACCCCAAATCAAACCTTCGAAGACGGAGAAAACTTTGCCACTGGCATTCGTCATGCTGTTGGTATAACCTGGAATCCCAATCATTCAAAATTGTATGCCATGCAGCATGGGCGTGATCAGCTGCATGAGTTTTGGCCCGAGATTTACACTGCGAAGCAGAGTGCAGAATTACCAGGCGAGGAATTTTTACGTATTGAGGAAGGCAGTGACTTTGGCTGGCCTTATTGCTATTACGATTGGCAGAAACGGGTCAAATTATTGAATCCCGAATACGGTGGTACCGGCGATAGCATCGGGCGTTGTGGCAATGTAGATTTACCTCTTATGGGCTTTCCGGGCCATTGGGCTCCCAATGCCATTGAGTTTTACAATCAAGATCAGTTTCCAGTAAATTATAAGGGCGGTGCCTTTATCGCCTTCCATGGTAGTTGGAACCGTGCACCTTTCCCACAGGAAGGTTATCGGGTGGTGTTTGTACCCTTTAGCGGCCCAGATCCCATTAGTGGGTATCAATCTTTCGCAACTGGTTTTTCGGGTTTAAATGATCAGCCGGAATCACCTGCCTCAGCAAAATATCGCCCCTGCGGATTAGCGGTGGGTAGCAAAGGCAGTCTTTTTATTAGCGATAGTCAGGAAGGCCGAATTTGGCGAATCAGCTACGAAGGAAATTAA
- a CDS encoding nuclear transport factor 2 family protein codes for MKSLFCALLMAGTIMPASANVGGNPTDQQIQLPIYSIELAEEGEPKNSPQYAVQTYIENFNERDFEEMRKVLSDNFTNQGLNRDGSLTNVQTIDDLRTLMNGQEVIAPDSQNNVITVTEVNDKYATVELVTGPEGQRWKEMITLVKVGNGWKIEKIFWSFV; via the coding sequence ATGAAATCACTATTTTGTGCTTTGCTGATGGCAGGGACTATTATGCCTGCATCAGCCAATGTAGGCGGTAATCCCACCGACCAACAAATCCAATTACCTATTTATAGTATTGAGCTAGCCGAAGAAGGCGAGCCTAAAAACAGTCCTCAATATGCGGTCCAAACCTATATCGAGAACTTTAACGAGCGCGATTTCGAAGAAATGCGCAAAGTGCTAAGCGATAATTTTACCAATCAAGGTTTAAATCGCGACGGTTCATTAACCAATGTGCAAACCATCGACGACCTGCGCACTTTAATGAATGGTCAGGAAGTAATTGCCCCTGACAGTCAGAATAATGTTATTACCGTTACCGAGGTAAATGATAAATACGCAACTGTAGAGCTGGTAACCGGACCGGAAGGCCAGCGTTGGAAAGAAATGATTACCCTAGTTAAAGTTGGCAATGGCTGGAAGATTGAAAAAATCTTCTGGAGCTTTGTTTAA